Proteins found in one Mycoplasmopsis gallopavonis genomic segment:
- a CDS encoding Cof-type HAD-IIB family hydrolase, with product MNKPKIIFIDLDGTAMDAPAKKWYNKRPSNYTKEVIAKLSKTIPVVVATGRGVNDTTWKIINSLNMSDFIAWNGAQIIRNKEVVHKEIIPASVIEKLYQVLTKNKCWIIFNSNFDHLTFVKRNIFKWILKLRKTDLKLYSEFKNDFPIYKVLASGVRQKKIQKIHDELREIFKDDLEVAFSGSKNLVIEITKKTASKGIAEQNYCKMLGIDPQDAIHIGDSMNDASAKGKVGKLVAMKNSTQKLKDIADEITEYTCDEQGLAKYLEQFL from the coding sequence ATGAATAAACCAAAAATTATTTTTATTGACTTAGATGGAACAGCAATGGATGCTCCTGCTAAAAAATGATACAATAAGCGTCCATCAAACTATACCAAAGAAGTTATTGCTAAGCTTTCTAAAACAATTCCAGTTGTAGTTGCGACAGGTCGTGGAGTTAATGATACGACTTGAAAAATCATTAATTCATTAAATATGAGTGATTTTATTGCTTGAAATGGTGCACAAATTATTCGGAATAAAGAAGTGGTTCATAAAGAAATTATTCCTGCTTCTGTTATTGAAAAGTTATATCAAGTTTTAACCAAAAATAAATGTTGAATTATTTTTAATTCTAATTTTGATCATTTAACTTTTGTTAAGCGAAATATTTTTAAATGAATTTTAAAATTAAGAAAAACTGATTTAAAACTTTATTCAGAATTTAAAAACGATTTCCCGATCTATAAAGTTCTTGCAAGCGGAGTTAGACAAAAGAAAATTCAAAAAATACATGACGAACTTCGTGAAATTTTTAAAGATGATCTTGAAGTTGCATTTTCAGGGAGCAAAAATTTAGTTATTGAAATCACTAAAAAAACAGCTTCAAAAGGAATAGCTGAGCAAAATTATTGCAAAATGCTTGGAATTGATCCTCAGGATGCAATCCACATTGGTGATTCTATGAATGATGCTTCTGCAAAAGGAAAAGTTGGAAAGTTAGTTGCCATGAAAAACTCAACACAAAAATTAAAAGATATTGCAGATGAAATCACAGAATATACTTGTGATGAGCAAGGACTTGCAAAATATTTAGAACAATTTTTATAA
- the ligA gene encoding NAD-dependent DNA ligase LigA, which translates to MQNKKQKILNQMNDLISKINTWNKEYYNDNNPSVSDQEYDLALAELKQLEQAYPQLIQSDSPTLKIGGFADSKFQKYTHQKPMLSLAKAYNLDDVQKFFENTQKALNKQELAYSLEPKIDGLSISLHYQDGQLIKAVTRGDGVIGEDVTENIYQIHSIPKRINNHNYLEIRGEVFLPKTKFQKLNQELVLSEQKPFANPRNAASGTLRQLDPEIVAKRELDAILYDLVNPELIGLSSQEQVLDFLKKEGFQTNPYSFISGDFDFIFNKINEFKDLKNSFEFDCDGFVIKLNEVENWDKLGSTAKFPKYAIAYKYETEEAISQILAIKTTVGRTGKITYVAELEPISLNQTIVQNATLHNYEFIESMNINIGDDVKVIKSGEIIPKIIALVNKNSQGVLEKVLYCPSCNSLLQEIDENVDQFCLNLDCQEKQIKNLIHFVSRPSFNIITLGESYIRLFFEKGFLSDLYSIFNLKEYSQQILEIRGFKDKKLDNILSSIEKAKEIELAKALFALGIKHIGAQVAELITQKISKLSDLISLNWEELSKIDTIGPKIIESLQEYVSKIPNQELLTKLDQILIYKNSKKILDTKLTNLSFVITGTLSQSRDYFKDKILQNGGKVLSSISKNVDYLLIGENAGSKLEKAQKLEIKIINEDEFLAMIEK; encoded by the coding sequence ATGCAAAATAAGAAACAAAAAATTTTAAACCAAATGAATGATTTAATTTCAAAAATCAATACTTGAAATAAAGAATATTATAACGATAATAATCCAAGTGTTTCTGATCAAGAATACGATCTTGCCTTAGCTGAGCTCAAACAATTAGAACAAGCTTATCCACAGTTAATTCAAAGTGACTCACCCACTTTAAAAATCGGTGGGTTTGCTGATTCTAAATTCCAAAAATACACCCATCAAAAACCAATGTTATCGCTTGCAAAAGCATATAACCTCGATGATGTCCAAAAGTTTTTTGAAAATACTCAAAAAGCTTTAAACAAACAAGAATTGGCATATAGCTTAGAACCTAAAATTGATGGTTTATCCATTTCACTTCACTATCAAGACGGTCAATTAATTAAAGCAGTTACCCGTGGAGATGGAGTTATTGGGGAAGATGTAACTGAAAACATTTATCAAATTCATTCAATCCCTAAAAGAATTAATAATCACAACTATTTAGAAATTAGAGGGGAAGTTTTTTTACCTAAAACTAAATTTCAAAAATTAAATCAAGAATTAGTTCTTTCTGAGCAAAAACCATTTGCAAACCCAAGAAACGCTGCTTCTGGAACTCTTAGACAACTTGATCCTGAAATTGTTGCAAAAAGAGAACTAGATGCTATTTTATACGATCTTGTAAATCCTGAATTAATTGGTTTATCTTCACAAGAACAAGTCTTAGATTTTCTTAAAAAAGAGGGATTTCAAACCAATCCTTACTCTTTTATTAGTGGAGACTTTGATTTTATTTTTAATAAAATTAATGAATTTAAAGATTTAAAAAATAGTTTTGAATTTGATTGTGATGGATTTGTAATTAAACTAAATGAAGTAGAAAACTGGGATAAATTAGGTAGTACAGCTAAATTTCCAAAATATGCCATAGCCTATAAATACGAAACAGAAGAAGCAATTAGTCAGATTTTAGCAATTAAAACAACTGTTGGACGAACAGGTAAAATCACCTATGTAGCTGAATTAGAACCTATTTCCTTAAATCAAACAATCGTCCAAAACGCCACACTTCATAATTATGAATTTATTGAAAGTATGAATATTAATATTGGAGATGATGTTAAAGTTATTAAAAGTGGCGAGATTATCCCTAAAATTATTGCACTTGTGAACAAAAATAGTCAAGGAGTGCTTGAAAAAGTTCTTTATTGCCCATCTTGTAATTCGCTTTTACAGGAAATCGATGAAAATGTTGATCAGTTTTGTTTAAATTTAGATTGTCAGGAAAAACAAATTAAGAATTTAATCCACTTTGTTTCTCGTCCTTCATTTAACATCATCACTCTTGGTGAATCTTACATTCGACTGTTTTTTGAAAAAGGTTTTTTAAGTGATTTATATTCAATTTTTAACTTAAAAGAATATAGTCAGCAGATCTTAGAAATTCGTGGTTTTAAGGACAAAAAACTTGACAATATTCTAAGTAGCATCGAAAAAGCTAAAGAAATCGAACTAGCAAAAGCTCTTTTTGCTCTTGGTATTAAGCACATTGGAGCACAAGTGGCTGAATTAATAACTCAAAAAATTAGTAAACTCAGTGATCTAATTTCATTAAATTGAGAAGAACTAAGTAAAATAGACACAATTGGTCCTAAAATTATTGAATCACTTCAAGAATATGTTTCTAAAATTCCAAATCAAGAGCTTTTAACTAAATTAGATCAAATCTTAATTTATAAAAACTCTAAAAAAATTCTTGATACCAAACTGACTAATTTAAGTTTTGTAATCACAGGTACATTAAGTCAAAGTAGAGATTATTTTAAAGATAAAATTCTACAAAATGGTGGAAAAGTTCTTTCTAGTATTTCTAAAAATGTCGACTACCTATTAATCGGAGAAAATGCAGGAAGTAAACTTGAAAAAGCACAAAAATTAGAAATTAAAATTATTAATGAAGATGAGTTTCTTGCGATGATTGAAAAATAA
- the rplS gene encoding 50S ribosomal protein L19, with protein sequence MRNRLLEVVEKSQLRSDLPSFQTGDNVKVHVRIREGEKERIQIFEGLVISKKESGTREVFTVRKISYGVGVERTFPVNSPLIAHIEVVRSNKVRRKRLYFMRDRKGKSARLKEIKRNK encoded by the coding sequence GAAATAGATTATTAGAAGTTGTTGAAAAGTCACAATTACGTTCAGATTTACCAAGCTTTCAAACAGGAGATAACGTTAAAGTTCACGTAAGAATTCGTGAAGGAGAAAAAGAACGTATCCAAATTTTTGAAGGTTTAGTAATTTCTAAAAAAGAATCAGGAACAAGAGAAGTTTTTACTGTTAGAAAAATTTCATATGGTGTTGGTGTTGAAAGAACTTTCCCAGTTAATTCACCACTTATTGCACACATCGAAGTAGTTCGTTCAAATAAAGTTCGTAGAAAAAGATTATACTTTATGAGAGATCGTAAAGGTAAGAGTGCTCGTCTTAAAGAAATTAAAAGAAACAAATAA